Proteins found in one Lycium ferocissimum isolate CSIRO_LF1 chromosome 6, AGI_CSIRO_Lferr_CH_V1, whole genome shotgun sequence genomic segment:
- the LOC132059317 gene encoding probable Histone-lysine N-methyltransferase ATXR5 isoform X2 produces MAPSSSASSPSPAQLSRPVAHRKLSCCRRPRPVSPPQKKFRSMIEIMKVAKRVDLPPDSDGESGGDDGGDDVSGGEDYGVVVCEQCGSGERAEELLLCDECNKGFHMLCLRPIVVRVPIGTWHCPHCSADQHRTIKSFSQKKIVDFFRIQKESQMVVKCTSAQDIRKRRKRPLVFHKRRRRLLPFTPTEDPHRRLVQMASLASALTALNMEFSDELTYMPGMAPKSANRAKFESGGMQVLTKEDTETLEQCRAMYKRGECPPLMVVFDSREGYTVEADGPIKDLTIIAEYTGDVDYIRNRQEDDCDSMMTLLLARDPLRSLVICPDKRGNISRFINGINNHSPEGKKKQNLKCVRYSVNGACRVLLVALRDIAKGERLYYDYNGYEHEYPTHHFV; encoded by the exons ATGGCTCCATCCAGCTCAGCTTCATCGCCGTCGCCGGCTCAATTATCGAGGCCGGTAGCTCACCGGAAGCTCAGCTGCTGCCGCCGTCCACGGCCGGTGTCGCCGCCGCAGAAGAAATTCAGGTCTATGATTGAGATCATGAAAGTAGCGAAGCGCGTCGACTTGCCGCCGGACAGCGACGGCGAGAGCGGCGGCGATGACGGCGGCGATGACGTCAGCGGCGGGGAGGATTATGGTGTGGTTGTGTGTGAGCAATGTGGGTCAGGTGAAAGGGCGGAGGAGTTGTTACTGTGTGATGAATGTAACAAAGGGTTTCATATGTTGTGTTTAAGGCCTATTGTAGTTCGTGTACCTATTGGAACCTGGCATTGTCCTCATTGCTCTGCTGATCAACATCGTACTATCAAAA GTTTTTCGCAAAAGAAGATTGTTGATTTCTTTCGGATTCAGAAAGAGAGTCAAATGGTGGTAAAATGTACATCTGCACAAG ATATCAGAAAACGTCGGAAGCGACCACTAGTTTTCCACAAGAGACGCAGAAGGCTATTGCCATTTACTCCAACAGAAGATCCTCACCGGAGGCTAGTTCAAATGGCATCTCTTGCTTCTGCACTGACAGCTCTCAATATGGAATTCAGTGATGAGCTAACTTACATGCCTGGCATGGCTCCTAAATCTGCTAACAGGGCCAAGTTTGAAAGCGGTGGAATGCAG GTTCTCACAAAAGAAGATACTGAAACTCTGGAGCAGTGTAGAGCTATGTATAAAAGAGGGGAATGCCCTCCTCTCATGGTAGTTTTTGATTCTCGTGAAGG CTATACTGTAGAAGCTGATGGGCCTATAAAGGACTTGACAATAATAGCAGAATACACAGGCGATGTTGATTATATCAGGAATCGGCAGGAGGATGATTGTGATAGCATGATGACCCTTCTTTTAGCCAGAGATCCATTAAGAAGTCTTGTTATCTGCCCTGATAAGCGTGGAAACATTTCTCGGTTTATTAATGGCATAAATAACCATTCACC GGAGGGTAAGAAGAAGCAGAACCTGAAATGTGTGAGATACAGTGTAAATGGTGCATGTCGCGTTCTTTTGGTTGCGCTTCGTGATATAGCTAAGGGAGAGCGGCTGTACTATGATTATAATggatatgagcatgaatatcCAACACATCATTTTgtttaa
- the LOC132059318 gene encoding protein MKS1: protein MDFPPPDFFAGAGDGRPSPTRRELQGPRPTPLKVNKDSYKIKKPPVAPHPHAPPHAPPPATSQNPQTVIIYAVSPKVYHTTVSDFMSVVQRLTGSSPAMETSTSGIGSGSGFGPGSGDGTLSPAARLASMEKASSPCAAASGGAASGVASGVGYESNDMLDIMNNSNVEMSSQIPGILTPAPATLPPVSPPGLFSPFTSDPFMMMLSPSQSTLFSAPLISPSPSASDLFHPFFDF, encoded by the coding sequence ATGGATTTTCCCCCACCGGACTTTTTCGCCGGCGCCGGTGACGGACGTCCATCTCCGACGAGAAGAGAACTACAAGGTCCTCGTCCAACTCCTCTTAAAGTCAACAAAGATTCctacaaaatcaagaaacctcCCGTCGCTCCTCATCCTCACGCGCCTCCTCACGCTCCCCCGCCTGCGACGAGCCAAAACCCTCAAACGGTGATAATCTACGCGGTTTCACCGAAAGTGTACCACACGACAGTTAGTGATTTCATGAGCGTTGTACAAAGACTTACCGGATCTTCTCCGGCTATGGAAACATCAACCTCCGGGATCGGGTCCGGGTCAGGGTTCGGGCCCGGGTCGGGCGATGGGACTTTATCGCCGGCTGCCAGGCTGGCGTCTATGGAAAAAGCGAGTAGTCCCTGTGCTGCTGCTTCGGGTGGTGCTGCTTCGGGTGTTGCTTCGGGGGTTGGTTATGAATCGAATGATATGTTGGATATTATGAATAATTCGAACGTGGAAATGTCGTCTCAGATTCCGGGGATATTGACGCCAGCGCCGGCGACTTTGCCACCAGTATCGCCACCGGGATTATTTTCGCCGTTTACGTCTGATCCGTTTATGATGATGTTAAGTCCAAGTCAGTCAACGTTGTTTTCTGCACCGTTGATTTCACCTTCACCGTCTGCTTCTGATCTGTTTCATCCATTCTTTGACTTTTAG
- the LOC132059317 gene encoding probable Histone-lysine N-methyltransferase ATXR5 isoform X1 — protein sequence MAPSSSASSPSPAQLSRPVAHRKLSCCRRPRPVSPPQKKFRSMIEIMKVAKRVDLPPDSDGESGGDDGGDDVSGGEDYGVVVCEQCGSGERAEELLLCDECNKGFHMLCLRPIVVRVPIGTWHCPHCSADQHRTIKSFSQKKIVDFFRIQKESQMVVKCTSAQVDIRKRRKRPLVFHKRRRRLLPFTPTEDPHRRLVQMASLASALTALNMEFSDELTYMPGMAPKSANRAKFESGGMQVLTKEDTETLEQCRAMYKRGECPPLMVVFDSREGYTVEADGPIKDLTIIAEYTGDVDYIRNRQEDDCDSMMTLLLARDPLRSLVICPDKRGNISRFINGINNHSPEGKKKQNLKCVRYSVNGACRVLLVALRDIAKGERLYYDYNGYEHEYPTHHFV from the exons ATGGCTCCATCCAGCTCAGCTTCATCGCCGTCGCCGGCTCAATTATCGAGGCCGGTAGCTCACCGGAAGCTCAGCTGCTGCCGCCGTCCACGGCCGGTGTCGCCGCCGCAGAAGAAATTCAGGTCTATGATTGAGATCATGAAAGTAGCGAAGCGCGTCGACTTGCCGCCGGACAGCGACGGCGAGAGCGGCGGCGATGACGGCGGCGATGACGTCAGCGGCGGGGAGGATTATGGTGTGGTTGTGTGTGAGCAATGTGGGTCAGGTGAAAGGGCGGAGGAGTTGTTACTGTGTGATGAATGTAACAAAGGGTTTCATATGTTGTGTTTAAGGCCTATTGTAGTTCGTGTACCTATTGGAACCTGGCATTGTCCTCATTGCTCTGCTGATCAACATCGTACTATCAAAA GTTTTTCGCAAAAGAAGATTGTTGATTTCTTTCGGATTCAGAAAGAGAGTCAAATGGTGGTAAAATGTACATCTGCACAAG TAGATATCAGAAAACGTCGGAAGCGACCACTAGTTTTCCACAAGAGACGCAGAAGGCTATTGCCATTTACTCCAACAGAAGATCCTCACCGGAGGCTAGTTCAAATGGCATCTCTTGCTTCTGCACTGACAGCTCTCAATATGGAATTCAGTGATGAGCTAACTTACATGCCTGGCATGGCTCCTAAATCTGCTAACAGGGCCAAGTTTGAAAGCGGTGGAATGCAG GTTCTCACAAAAGAAGATACTGAAACTCTGGAGCAGTGTAGAGCTATGTATAAAAGAGGGGAATGCCCTCCTCTCATGGTAGTTTTTGATTCTCGTGAAGG CTATACTGTAGAAGCTGATGGGCCTATAAAGGACTTGACAATAATAGCAGAATACACAGGCGATGTTGATTATATCAGGAATCGGCAGGAGGATGATTGTGATAGCATGATGACCCTTCTTTTAGCCAGAGATCCATTAAGAAGTCTTGTTATCTGCCCTGATAAGCGTGGAAACATTTCTCGGTTTATTAATGGCATAAATAACCATTCACC GGAGGGTAAGAAGAAGCAGAACCTGAAATGTGTGAGATACAGTGTAAATGGTGCATGTCGCGTTCTTTTGGTTGCGCTTCGTGATATAGCTAAGGGAGAGCGGCTGTACTATGATTATAATggatatgagcatgaatatcCAACACATCATTTTgtttaa